AAATTATAATGATAACCGGCGATGGTGAAGAAACTGCAAAAGCAATAGGGGAAAAAATTGGCATATATACTAAAGATGAAGATGAAAATAAAATAAATGATTCAGATATAGTAAAAAATATAATTAAAAAGGGAACTATTGTAGGAACTGAATTGGATAGTTTAAGCGAAGATGAATTTGACATTATTGTTGATGCTGTTAGCATATATGCAAGAGTTGTGCCCGAACAGAAGCTTAAAATTGTAAAGTCATTGAAAAAGAAAGGACATATCGTAGCTATGACCGGCGATGGTGTTAATGATGCTCCTGCTTTAAAGATAGCGGATATAGGCATAGCAATGGGCAAAAAGGGAACAGATGTTGCAAAAGAATCAAGTGATATGATACTTCAAGATGATAATTTTGCCACGATAGTGGAGGCCATTAAGATAGGTAGAAATATTTATGAAAATATAGAAAAATTCACCTGTTATTTAGTATCCCATAATTTTATGCAGGTTATCCTTATAGCCATTGGAATATTTATATTTGGATTTGATTATCTGCCGTTATTGCCATTACATATTTTATTTATAAATGCAGTTGGTGAAGAACTACCTGCCATATCACTTGGAATGAGCCCCGTTAGAAAAGAAATTATGGATAAACCCCCAAGAAAGACACAAAACATACTTAATAAAATGAATTTATATTTAGTTTCCAGTTTAGCCATATTTATGACGGTTGTAGTTTTTGGAGTATTTATTTTCTCCAATCCATTGGAAAATATAGAATATGCAAGAACCATGGCATTTAGTGTAGTGGTTGGAATGATAATATTTAACACATTTAACTTTATATCGCTCGATAAATCCATATTTAAAATAGATTATCCATTAAATAAAATGCTAATTATAGCCATATCATTTATCGCAATAATAACAATAGGTATCTTAAATATTTCTTATTTAAAAGAAATTTTTAAATTTGCATCACTCAATTTAAAAGATTGGATTATATGCATAATAGCATCATTTTCAACAGTTATATTTATGGAATTCATTAAAATACATAACAAATTTAAAAATAGCAATAAATAATGATAGAAGATAAATAATAAATTAAAAGAAAAATTATCTTTGGTGTTCCAACTTAGAATTCAATTTATAAATATCCGATGAATCATTTTTATCTTCATCGATTACTTTAACATCTTTTAAACTTTTCAAACCTTGTTTTTCAGCTGTTTTTTCTATCCCTAATTTATTATTGGTATCCACCATAATCACATAGGCATTTAGTGTAGGGATATTAGACATATAACATGCCACCGACCTATGATGTCCATCAATTAATATATATTTATCTTTTGTTGCCTTTGTTTTAATGACAATTATTGGTTCTGCAAGCCCCATCTTCAACTCATACTCTCGCCCACATAATTCATCAGCATATATCTTTGACTGTGTTGGTTTAAGTTTATCTATTGGTATTATTCCCTCATCCACCCTAATTTTATAACCTAAATTTTCGTAGGTTTTTACTATTTTATTTAATTTTAAAGGGGTGGTTTTCTCGATTTGAGACCTAATTACATCTGTATTAGTGATTATCCCTACCAATTCATTATTATCATTCACAACAGGGAGCTTTGAAAAACCCGTCCTAAACATTATCCTACCAACATCTCGAACTGGTGCATCAGGTCTTGTAATAATCATTTTTTCTCTTTTAGTCATTAGATTTTCTATTTTTTCAGATTTTTCTACATCAAATATATCATGAACTGAAATAATTCCAATCAATTTATTATCTTCGATTACCGGAAAAGTATCATGTGTAGTTTTTTTTATTAAGTCTATTACTTCCCCTGCTGTGTTATTAGGTGTAACAACATCTACGGTTTTTGTCATATATTCTTTTACCTTCACCATGGAGCTCCCCTTAATGATTTATTTGATATATTTTTTATTTTTTATTTTATGGTTTTTTCATATAATATTTCCTTAGTTTTCTTATTTCTAATTTTCAAAATCCTATGAAATGGGATATGTCTTGTTATAGGTCCCTCTTCGTAAATTATGAAAGAATCATTTATTAACATATTCTCCATAGATATAGATTTAGTTAAAGAAATTGATTTGTCTCCCTTTTCTTTATCTCCTGCCCTATGCAGATAGGTTATTTCATAATCCTTTGCGTCATAATCAGGATGCCATAATATTTTATTTATTAGCTCTTTAAGCATAATATCATCCACCTTAACCCCCTAATGCATATGTGTTTATTCCTCATATTTTTTAGTGGAATCCGTCTCATCAATACCCATGGCCTCCAATATTCTTGTTTTAATTGCTTCTTCAACCAAATTTTTAAGTGATTTTTTATCTGAGACTGATTCAAATATTCCGAGGTCTATACTTGTAGCAGCTGATGATTGATGCCCTCCCCCACCAAATGCTGTCCTCATTATTTCACCGATATCTATTC
The window above is part of the Methanococcus aeolicus Nankai-3 genome. Proteins encoded here:
- a CDS encoding CBS domain-containing protein encodes the protein MVKVKEYMTKTVDVVTPNNTAGEVIDLIKKTTHDTFPVIEDNKLIGIISVHDIFDVEKSEKIENLMTKREKMIITRPDAPVRDVGRIMFRTGFSKLPVVNDNNELVGIITNTDVIRSQIEKTTPLKLNKIVKTYENLGYKIRVDEGIIPIDKLKPTQSKIYADELCGREYELKMGLAEPIIVIKTKATKDKYILIDGHHRSVACYMSNIPTLNAYVIMVDTNNKLGIEKTAEKQGLKSLKDVKVIDEDKNDSSDIYKLNSKLEHQR
- a CDS encoding RNA repair domain-containing protein, which encodes MLKELINKILWHPDYDAKDYEITYLHRAGDKEKGDKSISLTKSISMENMLINDSFIIYEEGPITRHIPFHRILKIRNKKTKEILYEKTIK